Proteins encoded together in one Terriglobus saanensis SP1PR4 window:
- a CDS encoding aldo/keto reductase translates to MKTSKTFQLGGDLEINRLGYGAMRITGAGIWGEPADRESAKRVLRRAVELGVNFIDTADSYGPAVSEPLIGEALFPYAKGVVVATKAGLTRTGPNVWPAVGRPEYLTQQVEMSLRYLKKDVLDLWQLHRIDPKVPVEESLGAIKKLQEQGKIRHVGLSEVNVAQIEQARKVIEIVSVQNEYNLGNRKSEEVLEYCDKNNLAFIPWFPVASGKLAQPGGKLDTIAKKHDATVSQLSLAWLLHRSPVILPIPGTTSVEHLEENVKAQDVELSDAEWAEIEAAAK, encoded by the coding sequence ATGAAGACTTCAAAAACATTCCAGCTTGGCGGTGATCTTGAGATCAACCGTCTCGGGTACGGCGCAATGCGTATTACGGGCGCCGGTATATGGGGCGAGCCTGCTGACCGCGAGTCGGCCAAACGGGTACTTCGTCGAGCAGTAGAACTGGGAGTGAACTTTATCGACACAGCGGACAGCTACGGCCCCGCCGTCAGCGAACCTTTGATCGGCGAGGCTCTCTTCCCTTATGCAAAGGGTGTCGTGGTGGCGACCAAGGCGGGTTTGACGCGAACCGGACCAAATGTCTGGCCTGCCGTCGGCAGGCCGGAGTACCTCACGCAGCAGGTAGAGATGAGTCTGCGGTATTTGAAAAAAGATGTTCTGGATCTGTGGCAGCTCCACCGCATCGACCCCAAGGTTCCGGTGGAGGAATCCCTGGGAGCGATCAAGAAGCTGCAGGAACAGGGCAAGATTCGCCACGTGGGCTTGAGCGAGGTCAATGTCGCCCAGATCGAGCAGGCGCGCAAGGTCATCGAGATCGTCAGCGTGCAGAACGAGTACAACCTCGGCAATCGCAAGAGCGAAGAGGTGTTGGAGTATTGCGATAAGAACAACCTCGCCTTCATCCCATGGTTTCCCGTGGCTTCGGGCAAACTGGCGCAGCCCGGCGGCAAGCTGGACACGATTGCGAAGAAGCATGATGCGACGGTGTCGCAGCTTTCGCTTGCCTGGCTTCTGCATCGCAGCCCAGTAATCCTGCCGATTCCGGGAACGACGTCGGTGGAGCATCTTGAGGAGAACGTCAAGGCCCAGGATGTCGAATTGAGCGACGCGGAGTGGGCGGAGATCGAAGCCGCGGCCAAGTAA
- a CDS encoding DUF4160 domain-containing protein, producing MRFTAYTMDHEPRHVHGFYADIEANVDLRLDGTVSLAGRADATRPGNGSKSDVRHVLTVAAQHFEDLVALWEKHHG from the coding sequence ATTCGATTTACTGCATACACAATGGATCATGAGCCAAGACACGTTCATGGCTTCTATGCGGACATAGAGGCCAATGTCGATCTTCGGCTCGACGGTACAGTCTCACTGGCAGGCAGAGCAGACGCCACAAGGCCAGGCAATGGAAGTAAATCGGACGTGCGGCACGTGCTCACGGTAGCCGCACAACACTTCGAGGATCTGGTAGCTCTCTGGGAGAAGCATCATGGCTAA
- a CDS encoding DUF2442 domain-containing protein — protein MAKHKVITTDAEIETALERANLHKHEARAKTVEHIQDLNLLIVGLSNHRRLVLPIEDVQGLGKATHKQIQNYELLGRGTGISFPDLDVDLYVPALMEGVYGNRRWMAHLGRKGGEARTAAKRLASQANGAKGGRPKKAVA, from the coding sequence ATGGCTAAACACAAAGTGATTACAACGGATGCCGAGATTGAGACAGCATTGGAAAGAGCAAACCTTCACAAGCATGAAGCACGGGCGAAGACCGTCGAGCATATTCAGGATCTCAACCTCCTCATTGTGGGCTTGAGCAATCACCGGCGTCTGGTACTCCCCATCGAGGACGTCCAGGGCCTGGGCAAAGCGACGCATAAGCAGATTCAAAACTATGAACTGCTTGGGCGTGGAACCGGCATCAGCTTCCCGGATCTCGATGTCGATCTATACGTCCCAGCTTTGATGGAAGGGGTCTATGGAAATCGACGCTGGATGGCGCATCTGGGCAGGAAGGGCGGCGAAGCCAGGACTGCAGCGAAGCGTCTGGCTTCTCAGGCGAACGGCGCCAAAGGCGGAAGACCGAAGAAAGCAGTGGCCTAG
- a CDS encoding CTP synthase — MSAKYIFVTGGVVSSLGKGLAAASIGCLLEARGLRVNLMKFDPYLNVDPGTMSPFQHGEVFVTDDGAETDLDMGHYERFTHAKLSRDNNLTSGRIYEQVITKERRGDYLGKTVQVIPHVTNEIKNAMRKVSADCDVTLVEIGGTVGDIESLPFLEAIRQMRQDLGRDNTLFVHVTLVPWIAAAQELKTKPTQHSVKEMLSIGIQPDILLCRSERPLPKEMRGKIAAFCNVEEAAVIGARDVANIYELPLAFAKEHVDELVLKYLRLETREADLTKWEDLVHRAYHPADEVHIGIVGKYVEYEDSYKSLKEALVHGALADNLKLRVTWIEAEGLETKDADGHPTLDYEKELAGFDGILVPGGFGKRGIEGMLNAIRYARESETPYFGICLGMQTACIEYARNVCGLEGANSGEFDPATPYRIIYKLRELTGVEEMGGTMRLGAWTCVMEPDSLAAKAYGSTEISERHRHRYEFNREFEAPLVKAGLRLTGTTPDATYVEIVEIPTHPYFVACQFHPEFKSKPLEPHPLFHSFTAASYKNRVAHGRAQTQLALAAEAIVTA; from the coding sequence ATGTCTGCAAAATACATCTTTGTAACGGGCGGAGTTGTGTCTTCACTCGGCAAGGGACTTGCGGCGGCCTCTATCGGCTGCCTGTTGGAAGCGCGCGGTCTGCGCGTGAACCTGATGAAGTTTGACCCCTACCTGAACGTGGATCCGGGGACGATGTCTCCCTTTCAGCATGGCGAAGTCTTTGTGACCGACGACGGCGCAGAGACGGACTTGGACATGGGCCACTACGAACGTTTCACGCACGCGAAGCTGAGCCGCGATAACAACCTGACGAGCGGACGGATCTACGAGCAGGTCATCACCAAGGAACGCCGCGGCGACTATCTCGGCAAGACCGTGCAGGTGATTCCGCACGTGACCAACGAGATCAAGAACGCGATGCGGAAGGTCTCTGCCGACTGCGATGTAACGCTGGTGGAGATTGGCGGAACCGTCGGCGATATCGAGTCGCTTCCCTTCCTTGAAGCCATTCGGCAGATGCGACAGGACCTTGGCCGCGACAACACCCTCTTCGTCCACGTGACGCTGGTTCCGTGGATTGCGGCGGCGCAGGAGTTGAAGACCAAGCCGACGCAGCACTCTGTCAAAGAGATGCTGTCCATCGGAATCCAGCCGGACATTTTGCTCTGCCGCTCGGAGCGGCCTCTGCCGAAGGAGATGCGCGGCAAGATTGCCGCCTTCTGCAATGTGGAAGAAGCTGCAGTGATCGGCGCGCGCGATGTGGCGAATATCTACGAGCTTCCGCTAGCGTTTGCCAAGGAACACGTGGACGAGCTGGTGCTGAAGTATCTGCGATTAGAGACCAGAGAAGCCGACCTGACGAAGTGGGAAGACCTGGTGCATCGCGCCTATCATCCTGCGGACGAAGTCCATATCGGCATCGTAGGCAAGTACGTGGAGTACGAGGACAGCTACAAGTCTCTGAAAGAAGCACTCGTACACGGCGCGCTGGCGGACAATCTGAAGCTGCGCGTGACGTGGATCGAAGCGGAAGGCCTGGAGACGAAGGACGCCGACGGCCATCCGACGCTGGACTATGAGAAAGAACTTGCAGGCTTTGATGGCATTCTGGTTCCCGGTGGATTCGGCAAGCGCGGTATCGAAGGCATGCTCAACGCCATCCGCTATGCGCGCGAGAGCGAGACGCCTTACTTCGGCATCTGCCTCGGCATGCAAACGGCTTGTATTGAATATGCGCGGAATGTCTGCGGTCTCGAAGGCGCAAACTCCGGCGAGTTCGATCCGGCGACGCCCTATCGCATCATCTACAAGCTGCGCGAACTAACGGGCGTGGAAGAGATGGGCGGAACGATGCGCCTAGGTGCGTGGACGTGCGTGATGGAACCGGACTCCCTGGCGGCGAAGGCCTATGGCTCAACCGAGATCAGCGAACGGCACCGCCACAGGTACGAGTTCAACCGCGAGTTCGAAGCGCCGCTGGTGAAGGCAGGGCTGCGATTGACCGGCACCACACCGGACGCGACGTATGTGGAGATCGTCGAAATTCCGACGCATCCCTACTTCGTTGCATGCCAGTTCCACCCGGAGTTCAAATCAAAGCCGTTGGAGCCGCATCCGCTCTTTCATTCCTTCACCGCCGCAAGCTACAAGAACCGCGTGGCGCATGGACGTGCCCAGACCCAACTGGCCCTGGCTGCGGAAGCCATCGTCACGGCCTAA
- a CDS encoding Dabb family protein, with amino-acid sequence MYIHAFAFRWNENVKEEQKVRVKEEILALQGKIPGLLETHVGTNFSGRAHGYHFAAVMKFTDRSALDAYGPHPVHQELVRWLMPLVEPVEMDFEATSSSKPYSS; translated from the coding sequence ATGTATATTCACGCCTTCGCCTTTCGCTGGAACGAAAACGTCAAAGAGGAACAGAAAGTCCGCGTCAAAGAAGAGATCCTTGCGCTTCAGGGAAAGATCCCTGGTCTCCTGGAGACGCACGTAGGCACCAACTTCTCAGGGCGAGCCCACGGCTATCATTTTGCGGCTGTGATGAAGTTCACCGATCGCAGCGCGCTCGACGCTTATGGCCCACATCCAGTGCACCAGGAACTCGTACGCTGGCTGATGCCCCTTGTCGAACCGGTCGAGATGGACTTCGAGGCCACTTCCTCCTCGAAGCCCTACTCAAGTTAG
- a CDS encoding DUF4230 domain-containing protein: MDEREINKEVRHEERLRTREEEARANRSFLGVKLFSVVLIFVFGIAVTFLFLRAATGGGPLAKIAALVLGRNVSFDSSAPAVVERIQKLNKLETVTYSVDTVVEGRRDNAVLPDLLFGDRLLLVAHGQTIAGVDLSKLSADGVHVSGKAVTVDLPASEIFLTKLDSSKTRVYARTTGMLVPQDTNLESETRKLAEDQIQKAAISDGILDTARTNARANVQSLLSGLGFDSVTVR, translated from the coding sequence ATGGACGAGCGCGAAATAAACAAAGAAGTTCGGCACGAAGAACGTTTGCGGACGCGCGAGGAGGAAGCGAGAGCCAATCGCAGCTTTTTGGGTGTGAAGCTTTTCAGCGTTGTGTTGATCTTTGTCTTCGGGATCGCCGTGACGTTTCTTTTTCTGCGTGCAGCGACGGGCGGTGGACCGCTGGCAAAGATTGCGGCACTGGTGCTGGGACGCAACGTCTCTTTCGACAGCTCTGCGCCTGCAGTCGTAGAACGTATCCAGAAGCTGAACAAGCTGGAGACCGTGACCTACTCCGTGGACACCGTGGTTGAAGGCAGACGCGACAACGCCGTGCTGCCAGACCTTTTGTTTGGCGATCGTCTTTTGCTTGTCGCCCATGGGCAGACGATTGCAGGCGTGGATCTTTCGAAGCTAAGCGCGGACGGCGTGCATGTGAGTGGCAAAGCCGTGACGGTGGATCTTCCCGCTTCGGAGATTTTTCTGACGAAGCTCGATAGCTCAAAGACGCGTGTGTATGCGCGGACAACGGGCATGCTTGTGCCGCAGGATACGAATCTTGAAAGTGAAACGCGCAAGCTTGCGGAGGACCAGATTCAGAAGGCCGCGATCAGCGATGGCATTCTGGATACGGCCCGAACGAATGCGCGTGCGAATGTTCAGTCATTGTTGAGTGGGTTGGGATTTGATTCGGTGACGGTGCGTTAG
- a CDS encoding TA system VapC family ribonuclease toxin: MTSSLFPDVNVWLALTGETHEHSRPAQIWYGTLISETLLFCRMTQLGFLRILTNKTAMQADVKTNLQALRIYQQWIQTDGARYREEPDNMEAAFASIASTTASSPKLWNDAYLSAFAVTAGLRLVTFDRALARRTSGSILLS, translated from the coding sequence ATGACTTCCTCTCTTTTCCCTGATGTGAATGTTTGGCTCGCTCTCACTGGCGAGACGCACGAGCACAGTCGTCCCGCGCAAATATGGTATGGCACTCTCATCTCTGAAACCCTGCTCTTCTGCAGGATGACCCAGCTTGGCTTTCTCCGCATCTTGACGAATAAGACGGCCATGCAAGCCGACGTAAAAACCAATCTGCAAGCCCTGCGGATCTATCAGCAATGGATTCAAACGGATGGCGCGCGATATCGAGAAGAACCGGACAACATGGAAGCCGCATTCGCATCCATTGCCAGCACAACGGCCTCTTCGCCAAAACTGTGGAACGACGCGTACCTTTCAGCCTTCGCGGTGACCGCCGGTCTCCGGCTCGTAACCTTTGATCGCGCGTTGGCGCGCCGCACAAGCGGAAGCATCCTTCTCTCCTAA
- the kdsA gene encoding 3-deoxy-8-phosphooctulonate synthase → MAVPFRVGDIEVGGGDLFLIAGPCVIESEEHAQKMAAAIAEITSELKVPYLFKASYDKANRTSIKSFRGPGLIEGARILRAVAKETGLPVLTDVHSAEDCVRLHEALGDVEAMLQIPAFLCRQTDLLIAAAQTGRAVNVKKGQFVAPNDMKHAVEKVRESGNERVCLTERGASFGYNNLVVDMRSLPIMRGFAPVIFDGTHSVQTPSSTGGVSGGQPEFIPVLARAAVAAGVDGLFLEVHDNPACAKSDGANALHLEKLKGVLEQLLRVHAAVAV, encoded by the coding sequence ATGGCAGTGCCGTTTCGTGTAGGAGATATCGAGGTAGGTGGCGGCGATCTGTTTCTGATCGCGGGTCCGTGCGTAATCGAAAGCGAAGAGCATGCGCAGAAGATGGCGGCGGCGATTGCAGAGATTACGAGCGAGTTGAAGGTGCCCTACCTCTTCAAAGCCAGCTATGACAAAGCCAATCGTACCTCCATCAAGAGCTTTCGCGGGCCGGGGTTGATCGAAGGGGCGCGCATTCTTCGCGCCGTTGCGAAAGAGACCGGCCTGCCTGTGCTGACCGATGTTCATTCGGCGGAGGATTGTGTTCGTCTGCATGAGGCATTAGGTGACGTGGAGGCGATGCTGCAGATTCCCGCGTTCCTCTGTCGCCAGACGGACCTGCTCATCGCAGCGGCGCAGACTGGACGTGCGGTGAATGTGAAGAAGGGCCAGTTCGTTGCTCCGAACGATATGAAGCATGCGGTCGAGAAAGTGCGCGAAAGTGGGAACGAGCGGGTCTGTCTCACGGAGCGTGGTGCAAGTTTTGGATACAACAATCTTGTCGTCGATATGCGGTCGCTGCCGATCATGCGCGGGTTTGCGCCGGTGATCTTCGATGGCACGCATTCGGTGCAGACACCTTCCTCCACGGGTGGTGTGAGTGGCGGGCAGCCGGAGTTTATTCCTGTACTCGCTCGGGCTGCTGTGGCTGCGGGCGTGGATGGGTTGTTTCTTGAGGTGCACGACAATCCGGCGTGTGCGAAGAGTGATGGAGCGAATGCTCTGCATCTGGAGAAACTCAAGGGTGTACTGGAGCAGCTGTTACGAGTGCATGCGGCTGTGGCTGTTTAG
- a CDS encoding OmpA family protein, with translation MNFKKTALTSALVLGAAVSGTAFGQTTAQDDAAAATQQQPKTVQSGTADNSTYATGKPLETQSKEGFWGHMNPFARKKWVKRQTDPIKDRVNELDEVQAKNANDIRDVDSRATTGINQAKTAAQLADQHALEASNRAESANGLATTANGKATALHGTVSNLDQYETVSAKSLPFVAGRTTLTKKTKGELDAVAESLSNEKGYIIEVQGYSRAGVPQSQAMADSVVRYLVAEHQVPIYRIYKTGLGKTKSVAVDGERPLSNGVRVTLLHNSLATLDGQTGQVSSSAPPATN, from the coding sequence ATGAACTTCAAAAAAACAGCTCTAACCTCAGCACTCGTTCTAGGTGCAGCAGTTTCTGGAACCGCCTTCGGTCAGACTACCGCGCAGGATGACGCTGCCGCCGCAACGCAGCAACAGCCCAAGACCGTACAGTCCGGTACTGCCGACAACTCGACCTACGCTACCGGCAAGCCCCTCGAAACGCAGTCGAAGGAAGGCTTCTGGGGCCATATGAACCCCTTTGCCCGCAAGAAGTGGGTAAAGCGCCAGACGGATCCGATCAAGGACCGCGTCAACGAGCTGGACGAAGTGCAGGCCAAGAACGCCAACGATATTCGTGACGTCGATTCCCGCGCGACCACAGGCATCAATCAGGCCAAGACAGCAGCCCAGTTGGCCGACCAGCATGCGCTTGAAGCAAGCAATCGTGCCGAATCCGCGAACGGCCTCGCTACGACAGCGAACGGCAAAGCCACCGCGCTGCACGGAACGGTCAGCAATCTGGACCAGTACGAAACCGTCTCCGCCAAATCGCTTCCTTTCGTCGCAGGCCGCACCACGCTGACGAAGAAAACCAAGGGCGAACTGGACGCAGTGGCTGAAAGCCTCTCGAACGAGAAGGGCTACATCATTGAGGTACAGGGCTACTCCCGCGCTGGCGTTCCGCAGTCGCAGGCAATGGCGGACTCGGTCGTTCGCTATCTCGTTGCAGAGCATCAGGTACCGATCTATCGCATCTACAAGACCGGCCTCGGCAAGACGAAGTCCGTCGCTGTCGACGGTGAACGTCCTCTGAGCAACGGCGTTCGCGTGACCCTGCTGCACAACAGTCTGGCTACGCTCGATGGCCAAACCGGCCAGGTATCGTCCAGCGCTCCTCCTGCAACGAACTAA
- a CDS encoding DUF2393 family protein, with the protein MSVEPRTPLFNDPAPAQGPSKRLVLLACVAVAIVVGSLVAIHLHQGGPAPVRTVAPLDAYAPSLTFENITLSEAGHGTGTKSIYVDGQLKNNGSRTLSALTVQAIFHAADGSNAALETLPLALVRSREPYVDLQPISAAPVAPGASADFRLIFEGIPDAWDQQPPQIRAIHAVTK; encoded by the coding sequence ATGTCCGTCGAGCCGCGCACGCCTCTCTTCAACGATCCCGCCCCCGCACAGGGACCTTCGAAACGTCTCGTCCTTCTGGCCTGCGTTGCTGTGGCCATTGTCGTGGGGTCGCTCGTCGCGATCCATCTCCACCAGGGCGGCCCGGCACCGGTCCGGACCGTAGCTCCGCTCGACGCCTACGCTCCCTCGCTGACCTTCGAGAACATTACGCTCTCAGAAGCTGGTCACGGCACCGGGACGAAGAGTATTTATGTTGATGGCCAGCTCAAAAACAACGGAAGCAGGACGCTCAGTGCTTTAACTGTGCAGGCAATCTTCCACGCAGCCGACGGCTCCAATGCCGCTCTCGAAACGTTGCCTCTTGCTCTGGTCCGTAGCCGCGAGCCCTACGTCGATCTGCAACCAATCTCAGCCGCGCCCGTTGCACCGGGAGCCAGCGCGGACTTTCGCCTCATCTTCGAAGGAATTCCCGACGCATGGGATCAGCAGCCACCTCAGATCCGTGCAATTCACGCGGTAACGAAATAG
- a CDS encoding peroxiredoxin translates to MNLGDVVDFEALDETGAPVKLSDFRGKPVVLFFYPKADTPGCTVEACEFRDSFGDLQAAGVTVLGISRDKASAQKKFKEKFSLPYTLLADPEQTVCKQFDVIKAKTMYGKPVTGIERSTFVFDKDGKLIHEMRKVTPAGHAAEILALLKG, encoded by the coding sequence ATGAACTTAGGCGATGTAGTGGATTTTGAGGCGCTGGATGAAACAGGCGCTCCGGTAAAGCTTTCCGACTTTCGTGGGAAGCCGGTGGTGCTGTTTTTCTACCCGAAGGCGGATACGCCGGGATGCACGGTGGAAGCCTGCGAGTTTCGGGATTCGTTTGGCGATTTGCAGGCTGCGGGCGTGACGGTTTTGGGGATTTCTCGCGACAAGGCGAGCGCGCAGAAGAAGTTCAAGGAGAAGTTTTCGCTTCCCTACACGCTTCTGGCCGATCCTGAGCAGACAGTTTGCAAACAGTTCGATGTGATCAAGGCGAAGACGATGTATGGCAAACCGGTGACGGGGATTGAACGGTCTACGTTTGTTTTTGATAAGGATGGGAAGTTGATTCACGAGATGCGGAAGGTCACGCCGGCGGGGCATGCGGCGGAGATTCTGGCGTTGTTGAAGGGGTAA
- a CDS encoding polysaccharide deacetylase family protein, with protein sequence MPNLVVTALPVAVLGLSVGLYLYAGQWPTSQIFGATLQPGRDPDEIALTYDDGPSPAHTPELLDILAAHGARATFFLVGNHVLRHPQLARRIAEAGHLIGNHTQTHPNLLFSSPDRVRLELDLCQRTIFDTTGITPAVFRPPFGGRRPDALKAAREIGLTPVLWNVTAHDWVITHGPDKILAYIDRGLAANRKKGRGSTILLHDASHLDTLVESHSRKDTLEVTRRLLGRPGLRFTTPEAWV encoded by the coding sequence ATGCCCAACCTCGTCGTCACAGCACTTCCCGTTGCCGTACTGGGCCTCTCCGTCGGTCTTTACCTCTACGCGGGCCAGTGGCCCACCTCCCAGATCTTCGGCGCTACGCTCCAACCCGGCCGCGATCCGGACGAAATCGCCCTCACCTACGACGATGGCCCCAGCCCCGCCCACACCCCGGAGCTGCTTGATATCCTGGCCGCGCATGGCGCCCGTGCGACCTTTTTTCTCGTCGGAAATCATGTTCTGCGCCACCCGCAACTCGCCCGCCGCATTGCGGAGGCGGGTCACCTGATCGGCAACCACACACAGACCCACCCAAATCTTCTCTTCAGCTCGCCAGACCGCGTTCGCCTGGAGCTCGACCTTTGCCAGCGCACGATCTTCGACACTACAGGGATCACCCCGGCAGTCTTCCGGCCTCCTTTCGGTGGCCGCCGTCCCGATGCCCTGAAAGCCGCCCGGGAGATCGGCTTGACCCCCGTGCTTTGGAACGTCACCGCCCACGACTGGGTCATTACCCACGGCCCCGACAAAATCCTTGCCTATATTGATCGCGGCCTCGCTGCCAACCGAAAGAAGGGAAGAGGATCGACCATCCTCCTGCACGACGCCTCCCACCTCGACACCCTCGTCGAATCCCACTCGCGCAAAGACACCCTCGAAGTCACCCGCAGGCTCCTGGGCCGCCCCGGCCTCCGCTTTACCACCCCGGAAGCTTGGGTCTAA
- a CDS encoding RNA polymerase sigma factor, producing MGTEAMRWNAGPAGIGSVRVESSAAMTKAAVTRTGARLTPAQMEARAQQRLEDDELIRQAQAGEREAFDQLVRRYDSSVLRLAMHMLQNEQDAQDVHQEAFLKAYRHLSNFRFECSFYTWLYRIVTNLCLDQMRRRKSRREDAATFVDQEGGEMDLMANVQDDRSGANPARELERKVLSRKIQAALEKLTPRERMVFELKHYQGLKLRVIGEMLHTSEETAKNTLFRATRKLRSNLVDA from the coding sequence ATGGGAACTGAAGCAATGCGTTGGAACGCAGGGCCTGCGGGAATAGGCTCTGTGCGGGTAGAATCGTCCGCAGCCATGACGAAGGCAGCGGTAACACGGACGGGAGCTCGGCTGACCCCAGCGCAGATGGAGGCGCGGGCCCAGCAGCGTCTGGAAGACGACGAGCTGATCCGGCAGGCACAGGCCGGAGAGCGTGAAGCCTTTGACCAATTAGTGCGGCGATACGACTCTTCCGTCCTTCGACTGGCGATGCATATGCTGCAGAATGAGCAGGATGCGCAGGATGTCCACCAGGAGGCCTTTTTGAAGGCCTACCGGCATCTTTCGAACTTCCGCTTTGAGTGCTCGTTTTACACCTGGCTCTACCGGATTGTGACGAACCTTTGCCTGGACCAGATGCGGCGGCGTAAGAGCCGGCGCGAGGATGCGGCGACCTTCGTCGACCAGGAGGGCGGCGAGATGGACCTGATGGCGAATGTGCAGGACGACCGCAGTGGCGCCAATCCCGCGCGCGAGCTGGAACGAAAGGTCCTGAGCCGGAAGATTCAGGCGGCGCTGGAAAAGCTTACGCCGCGCGAACGGATGGTTTTTGAGTTAAAGCATTACCAGGGATTGAAGCTGAGAGTGATTGGCGAGATGTTGCATACCAGCGAAGAGACCGCAAAGAACACGTTGTTCCGCGCGACTCGAAAGCTGCGATCAAATTTAGTGGATGCATAA
- a CDS encoding HEAT repeat domain-containing protein, with the protein MKCEIAQEWMVMLAYDELAETDATELEMHVRFCEACTADMERLSLFQSAMAVETMEEPSANLLAESRMRLDARLDAAGVGGWMDRVRALVMGSVATVSSAPALATLLVGVGFLGGNFLERYKAAHAAKMPSVVVMQNQTEGVVSNVSGIVQTPNSDIVQVKYNRVVPETMQGSLDDPQIRQLLMVGAKNGISNGVRENSVSLLAAECIAGHQCESASSGGVGVRDALLVSLRYDKSPKVRMKALEGLQPYVGADQRVRDAVAESLMRDASADVRTRAIDLLQPVQADSSIRQVLHTVSTRDDNPYIRNASTQALEGTDGLQ; encoded by the coding sequence ATGAAATGTGAAATAGCGCAAGAGTGGATGGTCATGCTGGCGTACGACGAGCTGGCCGAGACCGATGCAACCGAACTCGAGATGCATGTTCGTTTTTGCGAAGCATGCACAGCCGACATGGAGCGCTTGAGCCTCTTTCAAAGCGCCATGGCCGTCGAGACGATGGAAGAGCCTTCCGCGAATCTGTTAGCGGAAAGCCGTATGCGCCTGGACGCGCGGCTGGATGCGGCTGGCGTGGGCGGATGGATGGACCGTGTCCGCGCCCTGGTGATGGGCAGCGTGGCGACGGTGAGCTCTGCTCCCGCGCTGGCGACGTTGCTGGTGGGTGTTGGATTTTTAGGTGGAAACTTTCTGGAGCGTTACAAGGCGGCGCACGCAGCCAAGATGCCCAGCGTTGTGGTGATGCAGAATCAGACCGAGGGCGTAGTCAGCAACGTCAGCGGCATCGTGCAGACGCCCAACTCGGACATAGTGCAGGTCAAATACAACCGCGTGGTTCCGGAGACGATGCAGGGATCGCTGGACGATCCGCAGATCCGTCAGCTGTTGATGGTCGGCGCAAAGAACGGCATCTCCAATGGCGTACGGGAGAACAGCGTAAGCCTGCTGGCCGCGGAGTGCATCGCCGGGCATCAGTGCGAGAGCGCAAGCAGCGGCGGTGTGGGCGTACGCGATGCCCTGCTGGTTAGCCTGCGGTACGACAAGAGCCCGAAGGTGCGGATGAAGGCGCTCGAAGGCCTGCAACCCTATGTAGGCGCGGACCAACGCGTGCGTGACGCCGTGGCCGAGAGCCTGATGCGCGATGCATCGGCGGATGTGCGGACGCGGGCGATCGACCTGCTGCAGCCGGTCCAGGCAGATTCCAGTATTCGCCAGGTGCTGCATACGGTTTCGACGCGCGATGACAACCCTTATATCCGCAACGCCTCGACCCAGGCGCTGGAAGGTACGGACGGCCTGCAGTGA